From Methanocella paludicola SANAE, a single genomic window includes:
- a CDS encoding (R)-citramalate synthase, with translation MFLFTDVRFLDTTLRDGEQTPGVSLEPEKKVWIARNLDALGVDVIEAGSAITSQGERDGIRAVVREGLKAEICSFARIVKSDIDYAIDCDVDSVHLVVPISDLHITQKLKKDREKVKRTAVDMVEYAKKHGLIVELSGEDASRADLDYVLDVYRAGVEAGADRLCFCDTVGVLNPERTYDIFRKLVTGVKAPVSIHCHDDFGLATANTVAALRAGASQAHVTMNGVGERAGNTSLEEVAIVLKSLYGVNTRIVLENLYPASRLVSRLMGIPVAPNKSLVGDNAFMHESGIHVHGLMANAATYEPITPETIGRKRQIMLGKHAGRSTVELALQGFGLSATGPQLDEITKRVKSLGDMGKHVTDVDLMSIADSVLGNHTVARIKLIDCTILSGNHATPTSSVKLTIDGQEVVESGVGVGPVDAALNALRRSISGVADVKLDDYRVEAITGGTDALVEVWVKMSRDGRVISARGAGPDIIMASVQAFIDGMNRLIEEKNGIVKKAAEP, from the coding sequence ATCTTTTTATTCACCGATGTCAGGTTCCTTGACACCACGTTGAGAGACGGCGAGCAGACCCCGGGCGTCAGCCTGGAGCCGGAGAAAAAGGTCTGGATCGCCCGAAATCTGGACGCCCTCGGCGTAGACGTTATCGAGGCCGGGTCGGCCATCACCTCTCAGGGGGAGCGCGACGGCATCAGGGCCGTCGTCCGCGAAGGCCTGAAGGCTGAAATATGCAGTTTTGCGCGCATCGTCAAAAGCGACATAGACTACGCCATCGACTGCGACGTCGACTCGGTGCACCTCGTCGTGCCCATCTCGGACCTCCACATCACGCAGAAATTAAAGAAGGACCGGGAGAAGGTCAAGCGCACTGCCGTGGACATGGTCGAGTACGCGAAAAAGCACGGGCTGATCGTCGAACTGTCGGGCGAGGACGCCTCCCGGGCCGACCTGGACTATGTACTGGACGTTTACCGGGCGGGCGTGGAGGCGGGCGCCGACAGGCTCTGCTTCTGCGACACGGTCGGCGTCCTCAACCCGGAGCGAACGTACGATATCTTCCGAAAGCTCGTTACGGGCGTAAAGGCCCCGGTGAGCATCCACTGCCACGACGACTTCGGCCTGGCCACTGCGAACACTGTAGCGGCGCTCAGGGCCGGGGCGAGCCAGGCCCACGTGACCATGAACGGGGTGGGCGAGAGGGCCGGCAACACCTCGCTCGAGGAGGTCGCCATCGTGCTCAAGTCGCTATACGGCGTCAACACCCGCATCGTCCTCGAGAATTTATATCCCGCGTCGCGGCTGGTCAGCCGGCTCATGGGCATCCCCGTCGCACCCAACAAGTCGCTGGTGGGCGACAACGCCTTCATGCACGAGTCCGGCATCCACGTGCACGGGCTGATGGCCAACGCGGCCACCTACGAGCCCATCACGCCCGAGACGATCGGGAGAAAGCGGCAGATCATGCTCGGGAAGCACGCCGGCCGCTCCACCGTGGAGCTGGCCCTCCAGGGCTTCGGGCTGAGCGCGACCGGCCCCCAGCTCGACGAGATCACGAAGCGCGTGAAGAGCCTGGGCGATATGGGCAAGCACGTCACCGACGTGGACCTGATGTCCATCGCCGACAGCGTGCTGGGCAACCACACCGTGGCGAGAATTAAGCTCATTGACTGCACCATCCTGTCGGGCAACCACGCGACCCCGACGTCCTCCGTCAAGCTGACCATCGACGGCCAGGAGGTCGTCGAATCCGGAGTCGGCGTGGGCCCCGTGGACGCGGCGCTCAACGCCCTGAGGCGGTCCATATCCGGAGTAGCGGACGTAAAGCTTGACGACTACCGAGTCGAGGCGATCACCGGAGGCACGGACGCTTTAGTCGAGGTGTGGGTCAAGATGTCCCGGGACGGCAGAGTAATAAGCGCCCGCGGCGCCGGCCCCGATATCATCATGGCCTCGGTCCAGGCGTTCATCGACGGGATGAACCGCCTCATCGAAGAGAAGAACGGCATCGTAAAGAAAGCGGCGGAGCCGTGA
- a CDS encoding acetolactate synthase large subunit, with the protein MSANAPQRIPGARALIKSLEAEGVDTIFGYPGGQILPVYDELYDSSIRHILVRHEQAAAHAADGFARATGRVGVCLATSGPGATNLVTGIATAYMDSIPMVAITGQVPTRLIGNDAFQEADITGITIPITKHNYLIKDAKELPLTIKEAFHVASTGRPGPVLVDIPKDVQAAMMEFEYPKEAKLQSYKPTYAGHPLQIKKACQLIESAERPVLYVGGGAIAANAADEVRQLAETIMAPVTTTLMGKGVFPEDHPLSLGMLGMHGTRYANYAIIDCDLLIAIGARFDDRVTGKLESFAPNARVIHIDVDPAELGKNVRVDVPIVGDARAVLKKLNATLKIKLPKSSAWNQKIEHWKKEYPLDYDKDCSELKPQCIVERLNELVKDGIFVTEVGQNQMWAAHYIKCKRPRTFISSGGLGTMGYGLPAAIGAKVGCPDNEVWDIAGDGSIQMNIQELATAVSNDIPVRVAILNNEYLGMVRQWQELFYNRRYSYTDMSGQPDFVKLAEAYHAVGIRVEKQGDVKDAIKSAMKSDKPVFIDFRVSKEENVFPMVPAGASINEFVEQRGFK; encoded by the coding sequence GTGAGCGCGAACGCACCCCAGAGGATCCCCGGCGCGAGGGCACTGATAAAGTCGCTCGAGGCCGAGGGCGTGGATACCATCTTCGGGTATCCGGGCGGCCAGATCCTGCCCGTGTATGACGAGCTCTACGATTCGAGCATTCGCCATATACTGGTCAGGCATGAGCAAGCAGCGGCGCACGCCGCAGACGGCTTTGCCAGGGCCACGGGGCGCGTAGGCGTATGCCTCGCCACCAGCGGCCCGGGGGCCACGAACCTGGTAACGGGCATCGCTACCGCTTACATGGACTCCATCCCGATGGTGGCCATCACTGGCCAGGTGCCGACGAGGCTCATCGGCAACGATGCCTTCCAGGAGGCAGACATCACCGGTATCACCATTCCCATCACGAAGCACAACTACCTCATCAAGGACGCAAAGGAGCTGCCACTCACGATCAAAGAGGCGTTCCACGTCGCCTCAACGGGCCGGCCGGGCCCCGTCCTCGTGGACATCCCCAAGGACGTCCAGGCCGCCATGATGGAGTTCGAGTACCCGAAGGAGGCCAAGCTCCAGAGCTACAAGCCGACCTACGCGGGCCACCCGCTCCAGATCAAGAAGGCCTGCCAGCTCATCGAGAGCGCGGAGAGGCCGGTGCTCTACGTGGGCGGCGGCGCCATCGCGGCGAACGCGGCCGACGAGGTCAGGCAGCTCGCGGAGACCATCATGGCGCCGGTGACCACGACGCTCATGGGCAAAGGGGTCTTCCCCGAAGACCACCCCCTGTCGCTTGGCATGCTGGGCATGCATGGCACGAGGTACGCCAATTACGCCATCATCGACTGCGATCTTCTCATAGCCATCGGCGCCCGGTTCGACGACCGCGTCACGGGCAAGCTAGAGAGCTTCGCCCCGAACGCCAGGGTCATACACATCGACGTCGACCCTGCGGAGCTGGGCAAGAACGTCCGGGTGGACGTGCCCATCGTGGGAGACGCCAGGGCCGTCCTCAAGAAGCTGAACGCCACCCTCAAAATAAAGCTCCCGAAGTCCTCGGCCTGGAACCAGAAGATCGAGCACTGGAAGAAGGAGTACCCGCTCGACTACGATAAGGACTGCAGCGAGCTGAAGCCCCAGTGCATCGTGGAGAGGCTCAACGAGCTCGTCAAAGACGGCATATTCGTCACCGAGGTGGGCCAGAACCAGATGTGGGCCGCCCACTACATCAAGTGCAAGCGCCCCAGGACGTTCATATCCTCGGGCGGCCTGGGCACCATGGGCTACGGCCTCCCCGCGGCCATCGGCGCCAAGGTCGGCTGCCCGGACAATGAGGTCTGGGACATCGCCGGCGACGGGAGCATCCAGATGAACATTCAGGAGCTGGCGACCGCCGTGAGCAACGACATCCCGGTGCGCGTGGCCATCCTGAACAACGAGTACCTGGGCATGGTCCGGCAGTGGCAGGAGCTGTTCTATAACCGGCGCTACTCCTACACGGACATGAGCGGCCAGCCGGACTTCGTGAAACTGGCGGAAGCCTATCATGCCGTAGGAATAAGGGTCGAAAAGCAGGGCGACGTGAAGGACGCCATCAAGTCGGCCATGAAGAGCGATAAGCCCGTCTTCATTGACTTCCGCGTGTCCAAGGAGGAGAACGTCTTCCCCATGGTCCCCGCGGGCGCGTCCATCAACGAGTTCGTCGAGCAAAGGGGGTTCAAGTAA
- a CDS encoding ferritin family protein, with protein sequence MPEFANPFAGMNAPRKLTKDELVRAIRFDIAAEYEAVQLYRQLADSTDDKVAKAVLEDIAEEEVVHAGEFLRLLKYLQPDEEESYQKGYKEVEDMMKKLKKK encoded by the coding sequence ATGCCAGAGTTCGCAAACCCATTCGCGGGCATGAACGCCCCGAGAAAGCTGACGAAGGACGAGCTGGTCAGGGCCATACGCTTCGACATCGCGGCCGAGTACGAGGCCGTGCAACTGTATAGACAGCTCGCCGACTCGACCGACGACAAAGTGGCGAAGGCCGTCCTGGAGGACATCGCCGAGGAGGAGGTCGTCCACGCCGGGGAGTTCCTCAGGCTGCTGAAGTACCTTCAGCCCGACGAGGAAGAGTCGTACCAGAAGGGGTACAAGGAAGTCGAGGACATGATGAAGAAGCTCAAGAAAAAGTGA
- the aglJ gene encoding S-layer glycoprotein N-glycosyltransferase AglJ, producing the protein MKDNVCILIPTLNEGKTIRDLVARFKALGYEDVLVIDGNSSDDTVSEAKAAGARVISQDGKGKGTAVQQAFGLIDRDITVMIDGDGTYLPEEVEKLIEPIAAGKADHVMGNRFANYEKGAFTGLNLFGNKVLNKLFNIDYKVCLEDILTGYRAFDNKAIKRMDLNQSGFGIEVELTVESIKKDLRMLEVPISYRARAAGAPTKLNPLEDGFKIGYTIYKLGKTYNPMLYLSIVGAIFVAAGIAVGTYVTWDWFKGINHLPLTILTALLTITGVQIFIFGYLSDMIVQVQRETLRELRKR; encoded by the coding sequence ATGAAAGACAATGTGTGCATACTGATCCCCACGCTGAACGAGGGCAAGACGATACGTGACCTCGTGGCCCGGTTCAAGGCACTTGGCTACGAGGACGTGCTCGTCATCGACGGCAATAGCTCCGACGATACCGTGTCGGAGGCGAAGGCCGCCGGCGCCCGGGTCATCTCCCAGGATGGCAAGGGGAAAGGGACTGCGGTGCAGCAGGCGTTCGGGCTCATCGACAGGGACATCACCGTCATGATCGACGGGGACGGGACGTACCTGCCCGAAGAGGTGGAGAAGCTCATCGAGCCCATCGCCGCCGGCAAGGCCGATCACGTGATGGGCAACCGCTTTGCGAACTACGAGAAAGGCGCCTTCACGGGCCTGAACCTTTTCGGGAACAAGGTGCTGAACAAGCTGTTCAACATCGACTATAAGGTGTGCCTTGAAGACATTCTGACCGGGTACAGGGCATTTGATAATAAGGCCATCAAGCGGATGGACCTTAACCAGTCCGGATTCGGCATCGAGGTCGAGCTCACGGTGGAAAGCATAAAGAAGGACCTCAGGATGCTCGAGGTGCCCATCTCGTACAGGGCCAGGGCCGCCGGGGCGCCGACGAAGCTCAACCCGCTCGAGGACGGCTTCAAGATCGGCTACACCATCTACAAGCTGGGCAAGACGTACAACCCCATGCTCTACTTAAGCATCGTGGGGGCCATCTTCGTCGCCGCGGGCATCGCGGTCGGCACATACGTGACCTGGGACTGGTTCAAGGGCATCAACCACCTTCCGCTCACGATCCTCACGGCGCTGCTCACCATCACCGGCGTCCAGATATTCATTTTCGGGTACCTGAGCGACATGATCGTCCAGGTGCAGCGCGAGACCCTGAGAGAGTTGAGGAAACGCTAA
- a CDS encoding oligosaccharyl transferase, archaeosortase A system-associated has translation MAKPSKGKKALKSTQKAAEQEKAVPQKPVVEQAVPADKPTNGMQTAELATPEPVKQASFADRAVGFIKSNFTIFTIAIIILMGVMFYIRTVPVHAAVFTNWGWLNGSTYANIAADDGVYHMRLLYNTLEHFPFRILYDPFTHFPYGNTIHFGPLFELIPAALLLILGLGNPGDSLIQAVAAYYPAVLGTLVIIPVYYIGKKLFGRPAGLIGALAIAFMPGAFFYRSMLGSFDHHIAEVLFMACTVACLVYALDAARTSKLSLEQIKNKDWGSLKMPLVYGALAGIFMGCYLLNWIGALLLAFGLFVYFTLQAFIDNYRGRSLDYLVILAALVFLIPVLMVLPYSVSNMTFQAVYYSLTQPLLFIFAFAGVCVEYGVARALKESKSEKWAFPVAIVGIAAIGIILVYLIVPGLFGILQYSMTQLIPSGGTLTIEEAYPTFIDRSTGQVSFATLWAMYYWAFPAAVVGLLLLIVRVFRTQRPAELMFLIWNIVMAWALMAQNRFTYYFAVNAALLTAYLAFEMFQIIDLDGLLAGFKKKVDSMEGFQRYMKKNMGASLALVFIVLVFGLIAVYPALPLSDSTGANSKGVIFQTAESASSGMAYEWYDALTWMRNHTPDPQGTTVSSTFNYASGQYYKSPLKKTYDYPSSAYGVMSWWDYGHMIEYVAQRIPNANPFQAGITEENGTTGASPFFCSIDEDTSVKMLDALGSRYVAIDNQMATGKFPAIQEWIGDSDGWEYVTNSTFIYMDSTAMYQNNNTVPILADTSKWDKSTMNRLYYHDADKMSHYRLVYESAGPYYVNLKVVNREQGYVGYNNPLSFNNLQNATDIYQMYSNFVVSTDSLGTMYGYDARPPAKWVKIFEKVDGATLVGSAPEGTNVTAMLTLKTDYGRVFNYTASTVAHNGSYSFVVPYSTEEMKGDGYSYGILPQTKYMITVGNVTKTVDVPESAVMSGSTVQIT, from the coding sequence ATGGCAAAACCATCGAAAGGGAAGAAGGCATTGAAATCAACGCAAAAGGCCGCCGAGCAGGAAAAGGCGGTCCCCCAGAAGCCTGTCGTCGAGCAGGCGGTACCGGCGGATAAACCGACAAACGGCATGCAAACGGCAGAGCTGGCAACCCCGGAGCCGGTAAAACAGGCAAGCTTCGCCGACAGGGCGGTCGGCTTCATAAAGTCAAACTTCACGATATTCACTATAGCCATTATAATTTTAATGGGCGTCATGTTCTACATCAGGACCGTGCCCGTCCACGCCGCGGTTTTCACCAACTGGGGGTGGCTCAACGGCTCCACCTACGCCAACATCGCCGCGGACGACGGCGTCTACCACATGAGGCTGCTGTATAACACGCTGGAGCACTTCCCGTTCAGGATATTATATGACCCGTTCACCCACTTCCCCTACGGCAATACCATCCACTTCGGGCCGCTCTTCGAGCTCATACCGGCGGCATTGCTTCTCATCTTAGGCCTGGGGAACCCGGGCGATTCGCTCATCCAGGCCGTGGCCGCCTACTATCCGGCGGTGCTGGGCACCCTGGTCATCATCCCGGTCTACTACATCGGCAAGAAGCTGTTCGGCAGGCCGGCGGGGCTCATCGGCGCCCTGGCCATCGCGTTCATGCCCGGCGCCTTCTTCTACCGGTCAATGCTGGGCTCTTTCGACCACCACATCGCGGAAGTGCTGTTCATGGCGTGCACCGTCGCATGCCTCGTCTACGCCCTGGATGCCGCGAGAACGTCGAAACTCAGCCTGGAGCAGATCAAGAACAAGGACTGGGGCTCGCTCAAGATGCCTCTGGTCTACGGCGCCCTTGCGGGCATATTCATGGGCTGCTACCTGCTAAACTGGATCGGCGCCCTCCTGCTCGCGTTCGGCCTGTTCGTATACTTCACGCTACAGGCGTTCATAGACAACTACAGGGGCCGCTCGCTTGACTACCTGGTCATACTGGCCGCCCTCGTCTTCCTTATACCGGTGCTCATGGTGCTGCCCTACTCCGTGTCCAACATGACGTTCCAGGCAGTGTACTATTCGCTCACGCAGCCCCTGCTGTTCATATTCGCCTTCGCCGGCGTGTGCGTCGAATATGGCGTGGCCCGCGCCCTGAAGGAGAGCAAATCGGAGAAATGGGCGTTCCCTGTGGCCATCGTCGGGATCGCCGCCATCGGCATCATCCTGGTATACCTCATCGTTCCGGGCCTCTTCGGCATCCTCCAGTACAGCATGACCCAGCTCATCCCCAGCGGAGGGACGCTCACGATCGAGGAAGCCTACCCGACGTTCATCGACCGGTCCACCGGCCAGGTCAGCTTCGCCACGCTATGGGCCATGTACTACTGGGCCTTCCCGGCCGCGGTCGTGGGGCTGCTCCTGCTCATCGTCCGGGTATTCCGGACCCAGCGCCCGGCGGAGCTCATGTTCCTCATATGGAACATCGTGATGGCCTGGGCCCTCATGGCGCAGAACCGCTTCACATACTACTTCGCGGTCAACGCCGCCCTCCTGACGGCGTACCTGGCGTTCGAGATGTTCCAGATCATCGACCTGGACGGCCTGTTGGCCGGATTCAAGAAGAAGGTCGACAGCATGGAGGGCTTCCAGCGCTACATGAAGAAGAACATGGGCGCAAGCCTCGCGCTGGTGTTCATCGTGCTGGTATTCGGCCTTATCGCCGTATACCCCGCACTGCCCCTGAGCGACTCCACGGGAGCGAACTCCAAGGGCGTCATCTTCCAGACCGCCGAGTCGGCGTCGTCAGGGATGGCCTACGAGTGGTACGACGCCCTGACCTGGATGAGGAACCACACTCCCGACCCCCAGGGCACGACCGTAAGCTCCACTTTCAATTATGCGAGCGGACAGTACTATAAGTCGCCGCTGAAGAAGACATACGATTATCCGTCGAGCGCATACGGCGTCATGAGCTGGTGGGACTACGGCCACATGATCGAGTACGTGGCCCAGCGCATACCCAACGCCAACCCGTTCCAGGCGGGCATCACCGAGGAGAACGGGACCACCGGAGCGTCGCCGTTCTTCTGCTCCATTGACGAGGATACGAGCGTGAAGATGCTCGACGCCCTGGGCTCCAGGTACGTGGCCATCGACAACCAGATGGCGACCGGCAAGTTCCCGGCGATACAGGAATGGATCGGCGATTCCGACGGATGGGAGTACGTGACCAACAGCACCTTCATCTACATGGATAGCACCGCCATGTACCAGAACAACAACACCGTGCCCATCCTGGCGGATACGAGCAAGTGGGACAAATCCACCATGAACCGCCTGTACTACCACGACGCGGATAAGATGAGCCACTACCGGCTCGTGTACGAGTCCGCGGGCCCGTACTACGTGAACCTGAAGGTGGTCAACCGCGAGCAGGGATACGTCGGCTACAATAACCCGCTGTCGTTCAATAACCTGCAGAATGCCACGGACATCTACCAGATGTACAGTAACTTTGTCGTATCGACGGACTCATTGGGCACGATGTATGGCTATGATGCCAGGCCGCCAGCCAAGTGGGTGAAGATCTTCGAGAAGGTCGACGGCGCCACCTTAGTGGGCAGCGCCCCGGAGGGCACGAACGTCACCGCCATGCTCACCCTCAAGACCGATTACGGCCGCGTGTTCAATTATACGGCGTCCACGGTGGCGCATAACGGCTCGTACTCGTTCGTCGTGCCATACTCGACGGAGGAGATGAAGGGCGACGGGTACTCGTATGGCATTCTCCCCCAGACCAAGTACATGATCACCGTGGGCAACGTCACGAAGACCGTGGACGTGCCCGAGAGCGCCGTCATGAGCGGCTCGACCGTACAAATAACGTAA
- a CDS encoding carboxypeptidase-like regulatory domain-containing protein, translating into MSEKKRSMGVGGINVHKFYKTATILLLLIVISLPCMGSASAAGHDNSTDNQSITPTPGISVTPTPVPTPAPRKVFNTATAGWSVDHESITVSNTGKPITIIAWIEERSQSVTISVGANESLTVSTPSIEAQNGQVVTFGFEAYENGTLIDSYTKTIAVITSPTPSALPPESASIAGVVVDESTGKAVSGATITFRSVSYEKTYPPVKTGSDGSFTSPKMYPDVYTMTISASGYQPASLTTNGKITGDATVAAIGIKSISVATTTPTPTPTVNPIDSWVSLMYNPALCVGTVSSLIAVIAGSIGIYEWMERKRREREGLSGQKKDDGPKPPKI; encoded by the coding sequence ATGAGCGAAAAGAAACGCTCGATGGGCGTCGGTGGGATCAACGTGCACAAATTCTACAAGACTGCGACGATCTTACTCCTGTTAATCGTTATTTCATTACCGTGCATGGGTTCGGCTTCCGCCGCCGGGCACGACAATTCCACTGACAACCAGAGCATCACGCCCACGCCGGGCATCTCTGTAACCCCCACTCCCGTGCCGACGCCTGCCCCGAGGAAGGTCTTCAACACGGCCACGGCAGGATGGAGCGTTGACCACGAGAGCATTACCGTATCCAATACTGGCAAGCCCATAACCATCATCGCCTGGATTGAGGAACGCTCGCAGAGCGTGACCATCTCGGTCGGGGCCAACGAGTCGTTGACGGTGTCGACGCCGTCCATCGAGGCCCAGAACGGCCAGGTCGTGACCTTCGGCTTTGAAGCCTATGAGAACGGGACGCTCATCGACTCGTACACGAAGACGATCGCGGTCATCACCAGCCCGACACCCTCCGCGCTTCCGCCGGAGAGCGCGAGCATTGCGGGCGTCGTGGTTGACGAGTCCACGGGCAAAGCGGTATCGGGCGCAACGATCACGTTCAGGTCCGTGTCATACGAAAAGACCTACCCGCCGGTCAAGACCGGAAGCGACGGGTCCTTTACTTCTCCCAAAATGTACCCGGACGTGTACACGATGACCATCAGCGCCAGCGGGTATCAGCCCGCCTCCCTGACCACGAACGGCAAGATCACCGGGGACGCGACGGTCGCTGCCATCGGGATAAAGTCGATATCCGTGGCGACAACGACGCCGACGCCGACCCCCACGGTAAATCCCATAGACTCATGGGTCTCACTCATGTATAACCCCGCGCTCTGCGTGGGCACGGTCTCGTCGCTCATCGCGGTCATCGCCGGCTCCATCGGCATTTACGAGTGGATGGAGCGCAAGCGCAGGGAGCGCGAGGGGCTGAGCGGCCAGAAGAAGGATGATGGCCCGAAGCCGCCGAAGATATAA
- the ilvN gene encoding acetolactate synthase small subunit: MANGNNYHTLSVLVANKPGVLTHVSGLFSRRGYNIDSLTVGVTENPDISRMTIVVHGDEHVIEQVTKQLNKLIDIIKVVDISPLESVDRELALLKVTADPTARAEIIQIVNIFRASIVDVSAKSLIIEVTGSTDKINALEELMRPFGIKEMVRTGKVALVRGAKPTQFDK, encoded by the coding sequence ATGGCCAACGGCAACAATTACCACACCCTTTCGGTGCTGGTCGCCAACAAGCCCGGCGTGCTCACCCACGTCTCCGGCCTGTTCAGCCGGCGGGGCTATAACATCGACAGCCTCACCGTGGGCGTGACCGAGAATCCAGATATTTCCCGGATGACCATCGTAGTCCATGGCGATGAGCACGTCATCGAGCAGGTCACGAAGCAGTTGAACAAGCTGATCGACATCATCAAGGTCGTCGACATCTCGCCCCTCGAGTCCGTCGACCGGGAGCTGGCCCTACTCAAGGTAACGGCCGACCCCACCGCTCGGGCCGAAATCATCCAGATCGTGAACATCTTCCGGGCCAGCATCGTGGACGTGAGCGCTAAAAGTCTAATCATCGAGGTGACGGGCAGCACCGACAAGATCAACGCCCTGGAGGAGCTCATGAGGCCCTTCGGCATCAAGGAGATGGTCCGTACGGGCAAAGTGGCCCTCGTAAGGGGCGCAAAGCCCACGCAGTTCGATAAATGA
- a CDS encoding tetratricopeptide repeat protein — protein MLGDRPEQAGEETVYVPGRLERSMIEGGTARPAIPDELKIGVGSVIGDQYVVYKVLGGEGKSGMGVVYVCYDRRARQMYALKTFQDKYLYSDRIKNNFQHEALAWVLLDAHPNIVQAVSVEALDNRLFIVLEYIEPDSMGRNTLAHFIKGPIPLIQSLGWAIQFCDGMAYAASQGVTPHRDIKPDNLMISQDGTLKITDFGLARFWEGTLRSYDMDGYPGSAIAGTLPWMAPEQFDGTSDLRSDIYGFGVILYQMASGGRAPFASDCIDEYRRMHCKAPVPRVNSRLYPIIRKCMKKSPGERYGDFRSLRADLERLYRSRSGMEPPAPASRIEPDAWDYNNRGLALYNVGLLDEAIWVYRKALKLEPMLAGQHGAGLAMVHNNMGVAYDARGQVDAAIGEYREALRLDPGLADAHNNLGTALMAKGQSDGAIQEYREALATRPEYAMAHHNLGLSYACRGELGDAMGEYREALRLKPAFVEARINLGLALAISGCFDRAIEEYRKAAVLSPDDAVLHFNLASALRATGRIGDAVDEYRIATGIDPMNARAHYQLGLSLDEMGDLQGAISEYMSALRLNPGEPGAAGKFRNALERSGTPSEVAEACMRALNNKKQ, from the coding sequence TTGCTAGGCGACAGGCCGGAGCAGGCCGGAGAGGAGACCGTTTACGTACCGGGCAGGCTGGAGCGCTCTATGATCGAAGGAGGCACAGCACGGCCGGCCATTCCCGACGAGCTGAAGATCGGGGTGGGCTCGGTGATAGGCGACCAGTACGTGGTGTATAAAGTTCTGGGCGGCGAAGGGAAGAGCGGCATGGGCGTCGTGTACGTGTGCTACGACCGCCGTGCCCGGCAGATGTACGCCCTGAAGACCTTCCAGGACAAATACCTTTACTCCGACCGTATCAAGAATAATTTTCAGCACGAGGCGCTGGCCTGGGTGCTGCTGGACGCCCACCCGAACATCGTCCAGGCCGTCAGCGTGGAGGCCCTCGATAACCGCCTGTTCATCGTTCTGGAGTATATTGAGCCCGATAGCATGGGGCGGAACACGCTCGCCCATTTCATTAAAGGCCCAATACCTCTTATCCAGTCTCTGGGGTGGGCCATACAGTTCTGCGACGGGATGGCCTACGCCGCTTCCCAGGGCGTCACTCCCCACCGGGACATCAAGCCCGATAATCTCATGATATCGCAGGACGGCACGCTCAAGATCACCGACTTCGGGCTGGCCAGGTTCTGGGAGGGGACGCTACGCTCATACGATATGGACGGATATCCCGGCAGCGCCATAGCGGGCACGCTTCCCTGGATGGCGCCCGAGCAGTTCGACGGCACGAGCGACCTTCGGAGCGATATCTACGGGTTCGGCGTCATCCTCTACCAGATGGCCTCCGGAGGCCGTGCCCCGTTCGCCTCGGACTGCATCGACGAATACCGGCGGATGCACTGCAAGGCCCCGGTGCCACGAGTAAACAGCAGGCTGTATCCCATCATCCGGAAGTGCATGAAAAAATCGCCCGGAGAAAGGTACGGGGATTTTCGTTCCCTCAGGGCTGACCTGGAGCGCCTCTATCGCTCCCGGTCCGGGATGGAGCCCCCGGCGCCCGCCTCCCGCATAGAGCCCGACGCGTGGGATTACAATAACCGCGGGCTGGCCCTGTATAATGTGGGGCTGTTAGACGAGGCCATATGGGTATACCGTAAGGCGCTAAAATTAGAGCCCATGCTGGCCGGCCAGCACGGCGCCGGCCTGGCCATGGTCCACAACAACATGGGAGTCGCATACGATGCCCGGGGGCAGGTGGACGCTGCCATAGGGGAGTACCGGGAAGCCCTGCGGCTCGACCCGGGCCTGGCTGACGCCCATAATAACCTGGGCACCGCCCTCATGGCGAAAGGCCAGTCCGATGGCGCCATACAGGAATACAGGGAAGCTCTTGCCACCAGGCCAGAGTACGCGATGGCTCACCACAACCTGGGCCTATCATACGCCTGCCGGGGAGAGCTTGGCGACGCGATGGGGGAGTACCGGGAAGCGCTGCGGCTCAAGCCGGCATTCGTGGAGGCGAGGATCAACCTGGGCCTTGCGCTGGCGATATCGGGCTGCTTCGACAGGGCCATCGAGGAATACCGGAAGGCGGCAGTGTTGAGCCCGGACGACGCGGTCCTGCACTTCAACCTGGCCAGCGCGCTCCGGGCCACGGGACGGATAGGCGACGCCGTGGACGAATATCGCATCGCCACGGGCATCGACCCGATGAACGCCCGGGCGCACTACCAGCTCGGGCTGTCCCTGGATGAAATGGGAGACCTACAGGGCGCCATCAGCGAGTACATGTCGGCGCTTCGCCTGAATCCTGGCGAGCCCGGCGCGGCGGGGAAGTTCAGGAACGCGCTCGAGCGATCGGGAACTCCCTCCGAAGTGGCCGAGGCATGCATGCGGGCACTAAACAATAAGAAGCAGTGA